From the Trichoplusia ni isolate ovarian cell line Hi5 chromosome 1, tn1, whole genome shotgun sequence genome, the window CAGCTAAACTTACGACCacctttaaacaatattatgaaataagttatttatttacaaatcacaCGGTTTTCCTAGTagaataatgtaatgtaaaaacgGGTCAATAGGTCTTCTTAGGGCGTCAAAATATTGCTACTAATTTATAACTTCCTTGCACTATTCTCGTTATCATAATAGCACCGCGGATGgtattatgtacttatattaTCGTCGTTATAGTAAAGCCCAAAGTTTCACATAAAGATGTAAACAGTAGCGGCCCGAAAGAAGatgtaaaaattaatttattttttataactaccaTAACAGAAGTTTTAGTTATGTGTATGAATACCTGTCCAGAGCATATCTTATGTACAGTGTCTGAAGCAATAggcttaatattattacaaacagTTTTGTCGTTCATTTTttggtaaatataataaaaaaaaatacagtaaaataactTTCGTATTTACGCGCGATCTAAAAAATGTACACAGTGCACTGTGCACCGCACCGGTGGATTTCGAAATTCTTTTGACAGTTGATATGACATTCTAACTTGATAGATCTTCccatagataataatatttttattgtgtttctaAGTCATTGGAACTTCCCTTCCATCTGATCCTATCACTAGAATCTACTCACTCACTGGATAATGTGATTTCTCTATTTTATAACTAGAAAAACTTTTCGACACTTGTGGTGCCAGCTTAAATCTGTATtaatgtaattgtaattatagagtattttatttgctgCGTTTAAAATTACCCACAAGATAACAGGCCTCCCCCACCCAGGGCCTTTGTGGAGTAGTGGACGGCGATTGACTAAGTTtattaactgaaataaataatttatttttttgttacaaaatttgtttttttttttatcggttTCAGTGTTAGTTTTTAACAAGACTATTctgtaataaagttttattgtaataggCGTGTGtaccttaaaattaatttgaaaccaTGCTTGTGAACATTAATAAATCTAAGTCTTTGTCTACGACTGAGagtgataaattataattttagttttgttctatattttataattgttgttcAATCAAGATCGGAGGTACCTATACGTCATAAAGACAAGCTGTCAGTTGTTGTTGTCAATGTCAGTAAGTAAAATGAGAAattctgtatatttttagaatacagTGTTGATATTAATTTCATCGGAGTAATTGGTAAACGATAAAAGCCgcttaaaaatttatttattgcatcaAAATGTCTTTAAACACGGCTCATGCCGATCATGGGGTGTTAATACACGCAGGAGAGTGGTGAGTCATCTTATTGTGTACTAAAGATAATTGCGTACATTGCATTAGAATGTTCTACTCTAGAAATTTACGGGTATTACTCATCGCATTTCTAGTATTGATTTCTTTGTAGCACTAATTTATTGATATAGATTTGTATACCTACTTCGTCAACTATGAGCTGAACTTGTGTTTTGATCTTCTATATTCGGAATAAAACTATTACCGGGTCTAATTGGAAATATATCGAATTAGTCATTAGGATtcgaatattttcttaaagATTCAGGTCATGacatatttaatagtttatgatAGCAAAACATGAATTGAAGGCTTTTATTTCACTCTTTCTGGGCtagctttttttttcatctgAAATTGAGAAACGGCGCAACGGCGAATTAATGCAAGCTTATCTTTACAAAAGTCAATAGTAGTCTAGAACAGTCTAGTATATTTGCCAGTGAGTCATAATAGTACCTGTTAATCAAAGCAGTTTATTTAATATGGTTGCAATTTGTAAATGTCTAGACTGTAAATATGATTTCTTGTTTTTAGACTCACTCTTGATAAGAAATGTTATAACACTGTTAATAAatttacagttaaaataaattatttaaaaagtgccACCTATGAGTAAGTTATAGAAAATGTAAACTACACTGATAGGTTGTTCTGTTTATTTTCAGTATCATATTGTTTTCGGACAATGTTCGTGTTGAGTTTCATGGAAATGATACTGCagagtttaaaaatgaaaaagaaggTCGCCTGTACCTTACTACTCACCGGATGATTTTCAATTCCAAAAGCCTATCTGAACCATTGAGGTCCTTCAGTTTTCCTTTTGTGACATTGGAAGATGTAAGTTGTTACATAATGatacatgtattttattttaaaaaaatagtgtgtACTATTGCATATAGTAGTAGTAAGAAAAATGCATAAAGTAATGAGTGAGTATTGAAAATTTGAGCTGGGAATTGTATAAATTTGacaaattaataagaaaatacagTTACATTATGAATATCTACCATTCTACATTATTAATAACCATATTTTCAATAGGTAACAGTTGAACAACCTTTGTTTTCTGCAAACTACATTAAAGGTAAAGTCCGTGCTCAATCCAATGGTAACTTCATTGGGGAAGTGAAGttcaaattaacatttaaatctgGAGGAGCTATTGAATTTGGACAAGCTATGTTGAAAGCTGCAGATCTTGGTGAGcacattacaataacattttaatacttatacttaatttgtttaggtacttttaaaaagtAGACAATCTGGTTGTGTCctaataaaactacatattataaataaataactaactgatattaacctttattttacattggtttaatcgcgttttatttttaaaacgaaaaaactggattgttaacctttttttaaggaGCTAAACAATTGGAATTTAGGTGGGATTAGGTTTCAATGTGCATTGCGGCATGAGTTACTATATTGTTGTTGTGTAAGCACTTCATTTTACAATTCGCGTGTTTAATGATATATGAAGGAGAATTATTTACTATGCCAACATgcaactatttaattatttattactctcAATCAGCAATGTATAGGGTGATAAGAAATAATACCTACTGTAATGGTCAATATTAAAAAGACATCTCCTAAGTAAGGTATGTTGAAAGTGTTGAAACATAACTTTCTCTTTGTCTAGCCACTCGTCACACATCCCCGAGCGCGATCCCGCCCCCGTATCAGCCACCCACCGGGCCGTGGTATGCGGCGCCACCGCCGGCGTACGCACCCCCAGCGCAAGGCTATTACGGATGGGTGCCACCGTACACGGtcagtataatttattatgttttttaaaatacaacaattttactattatgtatttattgaaatgtcttTTTAGGGATTAGCTTCCCTATTGCATTGTTATAAATCTTCTATACTGTACTTTATAAAGacgttttattatacttaatttgaAATGTTCAAATAGAAAGCTTGTTTAACTATATTGCAAATATTCTAGACGTTCCCTAACCAACCCCCACCGAACTCGGTGTTCGTGTCGGATAACCCGCCGCCTTACCCGGGCGTGTCGGGCAGGACCTACCCGCCCAGCGTGCGCTACTCGGGCACCAGCGCGCACGTGTCGCCGTCGCCCACAGGTGCTGGCTCCCCGCACGGCCCCTCAGCGCCGCCCCCGGGCTACCCCGGCGGGGCCGCGGCCGGCATGTCCTCGAGTGGTGAGAGACAtactaaattcaaaattaaatcaacaaaataatgagAATGTGAACTTTGGGTTAACAGTTTCGGTCATAATTTTCGAAGCCTGGCCGAGGTCCTTTGTAGAGATCACTTTTATATTAGTTCATATAGTTGTACTTCATAAATAACCTATTTAGCTACTTTAATTTGATATGGGTTATTCTAGAATTGCATCATTATTTTAGTAGTTCTGTAGTTTTAACTGTATTTAGTTATAGTTTGTTGAAAGTTGGTTGTTGCAGTAGTGTCAATATGAATTTGCAGATGCTAAAGCTGCAGAAGCAGCACAGAGCGCCTATTACGACCCTAACAGGCCTCAGACCGCTTACGTGCCACCACCATACAATGTAAGTAAAACACAAGTCTTAACTGGTTCGACTgctataagtaaattattaaaaaaaaacttttattaaaacaaattccaTTATTCATtcacttgaaaataaaatccaaaatttaaatttacaggATCAACCACCGACTTACCAGGAGTCagtatcaaagaaaaaaaattaaagagttGCCCGCATTACTATATGGCTACGAAAAAGTCTATCTTAAAAGGGGCTCACGATACCCACTTTCATTTCGATTCGGACGAAGGAGGCAGcgattaagttattttaaaatacattcctAAGAAATTTTCAACGCCAAAGCCGGCATGATGCCTTGACATAGAATGTTTAAactgtttcaaaaacattcaaaattaatgaCTTCTAATTTCATCCTCTAGTTGGCTGACTTTGGCCTTGAAAGTATTGTTATACCATGTTTATTGCAagataaattatagtaattgttagataaaaaaactttacgaaatttaaatttattatttttggctTTGTGCATAAACACTGAACACGTTTTTCACTTGTGTGTATGTTCTAATaaatatgaagtatttttaGTCGATAGTAAAAGaagtattaatgtttttgaaatttcaatACCAACCCAAATGTGCATTTTAAGAATGTTAAtgctaaaatgtataaatttgttgaattatatataaaataattaatgtgatacataaatattaaaaacaattatattataatcaccAATACTTGTAGATAAGATCATAATTGCTGAGTttctaaatctaaaatattatagCTTCATTACAACCATAAAATATAAgctgtttatttgttaaatcgTACAAAATAGAAGCTTAATAAATGCTTAGCAGCTATTCACTTTGAGTCTTTAATATTCTTGTTATcctttattaataagttattcagtaaatgattaattttattaaaaaaatgtatctgctTGAAGTATAATGTAATAAGTTCGTATCAAAaagatttgtataaaattgtcaTAGCTTAGAAATGAACACTTCTTTAAGAAGTGTGTCATCCTTATCAGAGATAAATTAATCACTGTCCATACGTAAAAACAGATGCGCTAAAAGAAGACTAATAGCTTATGTCATATCTTGAAAAGAGAAgatcaaaaatgtaaaatccAGGTGTCatatacaaaaatgaataaaataacaattttacaaaattaaaccgttatgaaacaataatatcaaacaaaacacattaaGCCTTAATATATTATGGGTAAGTTGCAATTATATACGCGTATTTAGAACATATAACTTGCAGTAGACACTATAATGACAGCTTTGTACAAAGAAGCCTGTGAATGTAGATTGATTTTTTATCCATTGAAGAAGCCAGCCTCGTGTAATATTACTGCCACTCATAATTAATTCGTATTTTAATGGTAACAAACAGTGTCCTTATACAAAAGTTCAATTGCAgtgacaaatataaataaagtttccATGTCACTCATTACTACCTGGTATATTATTAAGATTACGTAATAAATATGAGtacaatattaagtatttaaagatCTTATCATCCAAATTACGTACCTACACGTGACAGGCATTGAACTTTTGTACAAAGTTGTGAGTGCTTTGCATTGAGGTGGTGAACAAAAGTCTTATGTTTATCTTAGCATGAACTCTTTTAAAGGatgtacttacttaaatattgcaTAAAACATCGCGATAATTAATGtgatttcttataaaaaataaataatggtactTTAGTTCTTCACCTCTTCAAAAAGATGTAACTCTAAGAATATCTTTTTCTTTCAACTTTAGTGTAAAATTTTGAAGCCGGCGGAGAGTCTAGATATACCACCAGAAGTACCAATATAACATGAACAAATATTGTGAGTATCACTCATGCATGTTATACTTAGGCTACGTATCTTCAGTTAAGTGCATACAATGTGTGATAGGTATATAAGTTCTGTAT encodes:
- the LOC113496872 gene encoding WW domain-binding protein 2, which gives rise to MSLNTAHADHGVLIHAGECIILFSDNVRVEFHGNDTAEFKNEKEGRLYLTTHRMIFNSKSLSEPLRSFSFPFVTLEDVTVEQPLFSANYIKGKVRAQSNGNFIGEVKFKLTFKSGGAIEFGQAMLKAADLATRHTSPSAIPPPYQPPTGPWYAAPPPAYAPPAQGYYGWVPPYTTFPNQPPPNSVFVSDNPPPYPGVSGRTYPPSVRYSGTSAHVSPSPTGAGSPHGPSAPPPGYPGGAAAGMSSSDAKAAEAAQSAYYDPNRPQTAYVPPPYNDQPPTYQESVSKKKN